From a single Azospirillum fermentarium genomic region:
- a CDS encoding protein-glutamate methylesterase/protein-glutamine glutaminase: MSDSFRGLSTAARPPSPDPYRVMVVDDSAVIRGLLTRALEGDPEIRVAASVGDGQMAVNSLQRNTIDVVVLDIEMPVMDGLTAIPKLLAVAPQVKIIMASTLTARGADISMRCLQAGAADYIPKPTSTREVSTAEDFKRELVSKVKALGAAARRAGSRSRGEMRPLAAPSASFSAARSTEGGAAPITSGFRPREAGPVTVRPQPAGVTVRPDIIAIGSSTGGPQALFEVLGNLRTGITQPIMITQHMPATFTTILAEHITRQCGLNAAEAKDGERIVENRCYIAPGDFHMLAVQRGGVNVIQLTKDPPENFCRPAVDPMMRSLVKTFGGRKILACILTGMGQDGLKGCTDVVNNGGTLIGQDEASSVVWGMPGAVAQAGLCHVILPLKEIGPAIRKYASRTAA; this comes from the coding sequence ATGTCCGATTCGTTTCGAGGTTTGTCCACCGCGGCGCGTCCGCCCAGCCCCGATCCCTACCGGGTCATGGTGGTCGATGATTCCGCGGTCATCCGCGGGCTTCTGACCCGTGCCCTGGAAGGCGACCCGGAAATCCGCGTCGCCGCGTCGGTGGGCGACGGGCAGATGGCCGTCAACTCGCTCCAGCGCAACACCATCGACGTGGTGGTGCTGGACATCGAGATGCCGGTGATGGACGGTCTGACCGCCATTCCGAAGCTGTTGGCGGTGGCGCCGCAGGTGAAGATCATCATGGCCTCCACCCTGACGGCGCGGGGGGCGGACATCTCCATGCGCTGCCTGCAGGCGGGGGCCGCCGACTACATCCCCAAGCCCACCTCCACCCGCGAGGTGAGCACGGCGGAGGATTTCAAGCGCGAGCTGGTGTCGAAGGTCAAGGCGCTGGGGGCGGCCGCCCGCCGCGCCGGATCGCGCAGCCGCGGCGAGATGCGGCCTCTGGCGGCTCCGTCCGCCAGCTTCAGCGCCGCGCGCAGCACCGAGGGCGGGGCGGCCCCCATCACGTCGGGCTTCCGCCCGCGCGAAGCCGGGCCGGTCACCGTGCGGCCCCAGCCTGCGGGCGTGACCGTCCGCCCCGACATCATCGCCATCGGCAGTTCGACCGGCGGCCCGCAGGCGCTGTTCGAGGTGCTGGGCAACCTGCGCACCGGCATCACCCAGCCGATCATGATCACCCAGCACATGCCGGCCACCTTCACCACCATCCTGGCGGAGCACATCACCCGCCAGTGCGGCCTGAACGCCGCGGAGGCGAAGGACGGCGAGCGCATCGTCGAGAACCGCTGCTACATCGCCCCCGGCGACTTCCACATGCTGGCGGTGCAGCGCGGCGGGGTGAACGTGATCCAGTTGACCAAGGATCCGCCCGAGAACTTCTGCCGGCCCGCCGTCGATCCGATGATGCGGTCGCTGGTCAAGACCTTTGGCGGGCGCAAGATTCTGGCCTGCATCCTGACCGGCATGGGGCAGGACGGGCTGAAAGGCTGCACGGACGTTGTGAACAACGGCGGAACCCTGATCGGTCAGGACGAAGCCAGCAGCGTCGTGTGGGGGATGCCGGGTGCCGTGGCCCAGGCGGGCCTGTGC
- a CDS encoding response regulator, which produces MKSCLVVDDSRVVRKVARKILEELEFACSEAEDGKQAMEACAREMPDAILLDWNMPVMSGIEFLRRLRKMSGGDGPKVVFCTTENDLAHIQEALSAGANEYIMKPFDSDIIQTKFAQVGLL; this is translated from the coding sequence ATGAAGTCCTGTTTGGTGGTTGATGACAGCCGGGTCGTCCGCAAGGTCGCCCGTAAGATCCTCGAAGAGCTGGAATTCGCCTGTTCGGAAGCCGAGGACGGCAAGCAGGCGATGGAAGCCTGTGCGCGGGAAATGCCGGACGCCATCCTTTTGGATTGGAACATGCCGGTCATGTCGGGAATCGAGTTCCTGCGGCGCCTTCGCAAGATGAGCGGGGGGGATGGTCCGAAGGTTGTCTTCTGCACGACGGAAAACGACTTGGCGCATATTCAGGAGGCGCTGTCGGCCGGGGCCAATGAGTACATCATGAAACCCTTCGACAGCGATATCATCCAGACGAAATTTGCTCAGGTCGGCCTCCTGTAA
- a CDS encoding chemotaxis protein CheW codes for MTNNAKVPAKKTKGEEVISGGNQDYVTMTIADQLFGIPVLQVQDVLGHQKITRIPLAPPEVAGSLNLRGRIVTAIDVRLRLSLPARSKDKPGMSIVVDLRGELYSLMVDSVGEVLSLSNEDFERNPATLDPRWREVSTGIYRLNGQLMVVLDVPRLLNFTNMEAA; via the coding sequence AACAACGCCAAGGTTCCCGCCAAGAAAACCAAGGGCGAGGAGGTCATTTCCGGGGGCAACCAGGACTATGTGACCATGACCATTGCCGACCAGTTGTTCGGCATCCCGGTCCTTCAGGTCCAGGACGTTCTGGGGCATCAGAAGATCACCCGCATCCCGCTGGCCCCGCCGGAGGTGGCCGGGTCGCTGAACCTGCGTGGGCGCATCGTCACCGCCATCGACGTCCGGCTGCGCCTCAGCCTGCCGGCCCGGTCCAAGGACAAGCCCGGCATGTCCATCGTGGTGGACCTGCGCGGCGAGCTTTACAGCCTGATGGTGGACAGCGTGGGCGAGGTGCTGAGCCTGTCCAACGAGGACTTCGAGCGCAATCCGGCAACGCTGGATCCGCGCTGGCGCGAGGTGTCAACTGGTATTTATCGCCTCAACGGCCAATTGATGGTTGTCCTGGACGTGCCGCGTCTGCTCAATTTCACAAATATGGAAGCGGCGTGA